A window of the Halichoerus grypus chromosome 2, mHalGry1.hap1.1, whole genome shotgun sequence genome harbors these coding sequences:
- the PANK3 gene encoding pantothenate kinase 3 isoform X1: MKIKDAKKPSFPWFGMDIGGTLVKLSYFEPIDITAEEEQEEVESLKSIRKYLTSNVAYGSTGIRDVHLELKDLTLFGRRGNLHFIRFPTHDLPTFIQMGRDKNFSTLHTVLCATGGGAYKFEEDFRTIGNLHLHKLDELDCLVKGLLYIDSVSFNGQAECYYFANASEPERCQKMPFNLDDPYPLLIVNIGSGVSILAVHSKDNYKRVTGTSLGGGTFLGLCCLLTGCESFEEALEMASKGDSTQADKLVRDIYGGDYERFGLPGWAVASSFGNMIYKEKRESVSKEDLARATLVTITNNIGSVARMCAVNEKINRVVFVGNFLRVNTLSMKLLAYALDYWSKGQLKALFLEHEGYFGAVGALLGLPNFS; this comes from the exons cTTTCCCATGGTTTGGCATGGACATTGGGGGGACTCTAGTAAAGCTCTCATATTTTGAACCTATTGATATCACAGCagaggaagaacaagaagaagtTGAGAGCTTAAAAAGTATCCGGAAATATTTGACTTCTAATGTAGCATATGGATCCACTGGTATTCGGGATGTACACCTTGAACTGAAGGATTTAACACTTTTTGGGCGAAGAGGGAACTTGCACTTTATCAGATTTCCGACTCACGACCTGCCTACTTTTATTCAAATGGGAAGAGATAAAAACTTCTCAACATTACACACGGTGCTATGTGCTACAGGAGGTGGTGCTTACAAGTTTGAAGAAGATTTTCGCACA ATTGGAAACCTCCACCTGCACAAACTGGATGAACTTGACTGCCTTGTAAAGGGCTTGCTGTATATAGATTCTGTCAGTTTCAATGGACAAGCAGAGTGCTATTATTTTGCTAATGCCTCAGAACCTGAGCGATGCCAAAAGATGCCTTTTAACCTGGATGATCCCTATCCACTGCTGATAGTGAACATTGGTTCAGGAGTCAGTATTTTAGCAGTCCATTCCAAAGACAACTATAAACGAGTAACCGGGACAAG ccttggAGGGGGTACTTTTCTGGGTTTATGCTGTTTATTGACTGGCTGTGAAAGTTTTGAAGAGGCTCTTGAAATGGCATCCAAAGGCGACAGCACCCAAGCTGACAAGCTGGTCCGTGATATTTACGGAGGAGATTATGAAAGATTTGGTCTGCCAGGTTGGGCTGTAGCATCTAG tTTTGGGAATATGATTTATAAGGAGAAACGAGAATCTGTTAGTAAAGAAGATCTAGCAAGAGCTACTTTAGTTACTATCACCAATAACATTGGTTCTGTGGCACGAATGTGTGCTGTTaatgag aaaataaaccgAGTTGTCTTTGTTGGGAACTTTTTACGTGTCAATACTCTCTCAATGAAACTTTTGGCATATGCACTGGATTATTGGTCAAAAGGTCAACTGAAAGCATTGTTTCTAGAGCATGAG gGATACTTTGGAGCAGTTGGTGCACTTCTTGGGCTGCCAAATTTCAGCTAA
- the PANK3 gene encoding pantothenate kinase 3 isoform X3 — protein sequence MDIGGTLVKLSYFEPIDITAEEEQEEVESLKSIRKYLTSNVAYGSTGIRDVHLELKDLTLFGRRGNLHFIRFPTHDLPTFIQMGRDKNFSTLHTVLCATGGGAYKFEEDFRTIGNLHLHKLDELDCLVKGLLYIDSVSFNGQAECYYFANASEPERCQKMPFNLDDPYPLLIVNIGSGVSILAVHSKDNYKRVTGTSLGGGTFLGLCCLLTGCESFEEALEMASKGDSTQADKLVRDIYGGDYERFGLPGWAVASSFGNMIYKEKRESVSKEDLARATLVTITNNIGSVARMCAVNEKINRVVFVGNFLRVNTLSMKLLAYALDYWSKGQLKALFLEHEGYFGAVGALLGLPNFS from the exons ATGGACATTGGGGGGACTCTAGTAAAGCTCTCATATTTTGAACCTATTGATATCACAGCagaggaagaacaagaagaagtTGAGAGCTTAAAAAGTATCCGGAAATATTTGACTTCTAATGTAGCATATGGATCCACTGGTATTCGGGATGTACACCTTGAACTGAAGGATTTAACACTTTTTGGGCGAAGAGGGAACTTGCACTTTATCAGATTTCCGACTCACGACCTGCCTACTTTTATTCAAATGGGAAGAGATAAAAACTTCTCAACATTACACACGGTGCTATGTGCTACAGGAGGTGGTGCTTACAAGTTTGAAGAAGATTTTCGCACA ATTGGAAACCTCCACCTGCACAAACTGGATGAACTTGACTGCCTTGTAAAGGGCTTGCTGTATATAGATTCTGTCAGTTTCAATGGACAAGCAGAGTGCTATTATTTTGCTAATGCCTCAGAACCTGAGCGATGCCAAAAGATGCCTTTTAACCTGGATGATCCCTATCCACTGCTGATAGTGAACATTGGTTCAGGAGTCAGTATTTTAGCAGTCCATTCCAAAGACAACTATAAACGAGTAACCGGGACAAG ccttggAGGGGGTACTTTTCTGGGTTTATGCTGTTTATTGACTGGCTGTGAAAGTTTTGAAGAGGCTCTTGAAATGGCATCCAAAGGCGACAGCACCCAAGCTGACAAGCTGGTCCGTGATATTTACGGAGGAGATTATGAAAGATTTGGTCTGCCAGGTTGGGCTGTAGCATCTAG tTTTGGGAATATGATTTATAAGGAGAAACGAGAATCTGTTAGTAAAGAAGATCTAGCAAGAGCTACTTTAGTTACTATCACCAATAACATTGGTTCTGTGGCACGAATGTGTGCTGTTaatgag aaaataaaccgAGTTGTCTTTGTTGGGAACTTTTTACGTGTCAATACTCTCTCAATGAAACTTTTGGCATATGCACTGGATTATTGGTCAAAAGGTCAACTGAAAGCATTGTTTCTAGAGCATGAG gGATACTTTGGAGCAGTTGGTGCACTTCTTGGGCTGCCAAATTTCAGCTAA
- the PANK3 gene encoding pantothenate kinase 3 isoform X4, translated as MASKGDSTQADKLVRDIYGGDYERFGLPGWAVASSFGNMIYKEKRESVSKEDLARATLVTITNNIGSVARMCAVNEKINRVVFVGNFLRVNTLSMKLLAYALDYWSKGQLKALFLEHEGYFGAVGALLGLPNFS; from the exons ATGGCATCCAAAGGCGACAGCACCCAAGCTGACAAGCTGGTCCGTGATATTTACGGAGGAGATTATGAAAGATTTGGTCTGCCAGGTTGGGCTGTAGCATCTAG tTTTGGGAATATGATTTATAAGGAGAAACGAGAATCTGTTAGTAAAGAAGATCTAGCAAGAGCTACTTTAGTTACTATCACCAATAACATTGGTTCTGTGGCACGAATGTGTGCTGTTaatgag aaaataaaccgAGTTGTCTTTGTTGGGAACTTTTTACGTGTCAATACTCTCTCAATGAAACTTTTGGCATATGCACTGGATTATTGGTCAAAAGGTCAACTGAAAGCATTGTTTCTAGAGCATGAG gGATACTTTGGAGCAGTTGGTGCACTTCTTGGGCTGCCAAATTTCAGCTAA
- the PANK3 gene encoding pantothenate kinase 3 isoform X2, translating to MKIKDAKKPSFPWFGMDIGGTLVKLSYFEPIDITAEEEQEEVESLKSIRKYLTSNVAYGSTGIRDVHLELKDLTLFGRRGNLHFIRFPTHDLPTFIQMGRDKNFSTLHTVLCATGGGAYKFEEDFRTIGNLHLHKLDELDCLVKGLLYIDSVSFNGQAECYYFANASEPERCQKMPFNLDDPYPLLIVNIGSGVSILAVHSKDNYKRVTGTSLGGGTFLGLCCLLTGCESFEEALEMASKGDSTQADKLVRDIYGGDYERFGLPGWAVASSFGNMIYKEKRESVSKEDLARATLVTITNNIGSVARMCAVNEKINRVVFVGNFLRVNTLSMKLLAYALDYWSKGQLKALFLEHESAWVAELVK from the exons cTTTCCCATGGTTTGGCATGGACATTGGGGGGACTCTAGTAAAGCTCTCATATTTTGAACCTATTGATATCACAGCagaggaagaacaagaagaagtTGAGAGCTTAAAAAGTATCCGGAAATATTTGACTTCTAATGTAGCATATGGATCCACTGGTATTCGGGATGTACACCTTGAACTGAAGGATTTAACACTTTTTGGGCGAAGAGGGAACTTGCACTTTATCAGATTTCCGACTCACGACCTGCCTACTTTTATTCAAATGGGAAGAGATAAAAACTTCTCAACATTACACACGGTGCTATGTGCTACAGGAGGTGGTGCTTACAAGTTTGAAGAAGATTTTCGCACA ATTGGAAACCTCCACCTGCACAAACTGGATGAACTTGACTGCCTTGTAAAGGGCTTGCTGTATATAGATTCTGTCAGTTTCAATGGACAAGCAGAGTGCTATTATTTTGCTAATGCCTCAGAACCTGAGCGATGCCAAAAGATGCCTTTTAACCTGGATGATCCCTATCCACTGCTGATAGTGAACATTGGTTCAGGAGTCAGTATTTTAGCAGTCCATTCCAAAGACAACTATAAACGAGTAACCGGGACAAG ccttggAGGGGGTACTTTTCTGGGTTTATGCTGTTTATTGACTGGCTGTGAAAGTTTTGAAGAGGCTCTTGAAATGGCATCCAAAGGCGACAGCACCCAAGCTGACAAGCTGGTCCGTGATATTTACGGAGGAGATTATGAAAGATTTGGTCTGCCAGGTTGGGCTGTAGCATCTAG tTTTGGGAATATGATTTATAAGGAGAAACGAGAATCTGTTAGTAAAGAAGATCTAGCAAGAGCTACTTTAGTTACTATCACCAATAACATTGGTTCTGTGGCACGAATGTGTGCTGTTaatgag aaaataaaccgAGTTGTCTTTGTTGGGAACTTTTTACGTGTCAATACTCTCTCAATGAAACTTTTGGCATATGCACTGGATTATTGGTCAAAAGGTCAACTGAAAGCATTGTTTCTAGAGCATGAG aGTGCCTGGGttgctgagttggttaagtga